TGAAGGCGGCTCCGTGGGCGTTCTTCGTGAACAGCTTGCGCTTCGGCACCACGAGCCTGGTGAACAACGCACACCTGGTGACCAAGATCTACCTGCCGCGGCTGATCTTCCCGCTGGCGGCGGTGTCGTCCCAGATGCTCGACTTCGCGATCGCCTCCTGCGGAGTCATGGTCTTCCTGGTGTTCATGGGAGTCACGCCCAGCGTCGAGCTCGTGTGGCTGCCCCTGTTGCTGGGCGCGCTGTTCCTGCTCGCGACCTCGTTCGCCATCCTGTTCTCCGCCGCGAGTCTCTTCTTCCGCGACGTGAAGTTCATCGTCGACGTGTTTCTGACCTTCGCCATCTTCTTCACGCCTGTCTACTACGAGTCGGCGATGTTCGGGAAGTGGGCGCCGCTCATGCTCGCGAATCCGGTTGCGCCGCTGCTCGAGGGGCTGGCCGCCGTGGTCGTGCACCAGACCGCGCCGCCGCTGCCCTGGATCGCGTACAGCATCGGGGTATCGGTGGCGATGTTCGCCATCTCGCTGACCACCTTCCGCAGCCTCGAGCCCTACTTCGCGGAGAGCATCTGAGTCACTGATGGCCGACGAAGTTCTCGAGGTGAGCGGGGTCTACAAGAAGTTCCGGCGCGGAGAGCTGTACGGCTCGCTGCGCGACCTCGTACCTGCGCTCGCCAAGCGGCTGGTGAGCGGCAAGCCGAAGGTCGAGCTCGACCAGCGCGACTTCTGGGCGCTGCAGGACGTGTCGTTCAGCGTCGCGCGGGGCGAGGCCTTCGCGATCATCGGCGGGAACGGCGCGGGCAAGAGCACGCTCTTGAAGCTGCTCACCGGCATCATGCGCCAGACGCGAGGCGACATTCGCATCGCGGGCCGAGTCTCGGCGCTGATCGAGGTGAGCGCCGGCTTCCACCCCGACCTCACCGGCCGCGAGAACGTATATCTCAACGGCGCGATCCTCGGAATGACCCGCGAGGAGATCGCCCGTCGCTTCGACGCGATCGTGGCCTTCTCAGGCCTCTCGGAGTTCATCGACACGCCCGTCAAGCGTTACTCGTCGGGCATGTTCGCGCGGCTCGGCTTCTCGGTCGCCGCACACGTCGACCCGGACGTGCTGCTGGTCGACGAGGTGCTCTCGGTCGGTGACTATCTGTTCCAGCGCAAGTGCGTGGATCGCATGAATGAGGTGATCGCCTCGGGCGCGACCGTGATCTTCGTGTCCCACAACTTGCGCGCCGTGGCGAATCTGTGCCCGCGCAGCCTGCTGCTCGAGCGCGGGCAGGTCAAGATGATCGGCCGCACCGACGACGTGATCCGCGCGTACCACGAGCGGGGACAGCAGGCGCGTGCCAGCGACACCGACCGCGACGTGGTGATCAGCGAGGTCACCATCCACGACGAGTCCGGCCGGAAAGTCGAGGTCGAGACCGACAGCAAGCTGCGCATCACGGTGAAGGCGCGCGCGCGCAAGCGGCACGAGGACATGAGCGTCGTGATCCAGATCGTCGACGACCATCTGTACGGTGTCTTCGACACCTGCACGCAGCGCTTGGGCGGCGGCTCGATCACGCTGCAAGCCGGAGAGACGCTGGAGTGCACGTTCGAGATCGACGTGGCGCTCGCCGAGGGCACGTTCCACGTCAACGCCTTCCTGCACCGCTACCTCACGGACCTCCCCTACGACACCTGGCGTTCGGCTGCGACCTTCTTCGTCAAGGGCGTGCCCGAGGTCCGCGGCCTCGTCACGCTGCACCCGCGACTCACCGACTGCCGCGTCGAGGCCACGAAGTCCGACGGCTCGGAAGCCTCGGAGGGGGCGTTCGAGTGACCTGGACGCTGTCGCGCTTCCGGGCAGGCGAGGTCGTCGAGGTCCGGAGTCGAGAAGAAATCCTTGCGACGCTCGACGCGCAAGGCTGTCTCGACGGCGTGCCCTTCATGCCCGAGATGCTGCGCTTCTGCGGTCAGAGCTTTCCCGTGCGCGCGGTGGCGCACAAGACCTGTGAGACGGCGCTCGCGACCGGGCAGGGCCGGCGCCTCGACGCGACGGTCCAC
The nucleotide sequence above comes from Myxococcota bacterium. Encoded proteins:
- a CDS encoding ABC transporter permease, translated to MMHEHPVLELWQRRDLLLIIAWREVKVKYKQSVMGMLWAVLMPIVIVCSGFVFRYAMSAISGKPVETNDLLAVAVKAAPWAFFVNSLRFGTTSLVNNAHLVTKIYLPRLIFPLAAVSSQMLDFAIASCGVMVFLVFMGVTPSVELVWLPLLLGALFLLATSFAILFSAASLFFRDVKFIVDVFLTFAIFFTPVYYESAMFGKWAPLMLANPVAPLLEGLAAVVVHQTAPPLPWIAYSIGVSVAMFAISLTTFRSLEPYFAESI
- a CDS encoding ABC transporter ATP-binding protein, producing MADEVLEVSGVYKKFRRGELYGSLRDLVPALAKRLVSGKPKVELDQRDFWALQDVSFSVARGEAFAIIGGNGAGKSTLLKLLTGIMRQTRGDIRIAGRVSALIEVSAGFHPDLTGRENVYLNGAILGMTREEIARRFDAIVAFSGLSEFIDTPVKRYSSGMFARLGFSVAAHVDPDVLLVDEVLSVGDYLFQRKCVDRMNEVIASGATVIFVSHNLRAVANLCPRSLLLERGQVKMIGRTDDVIRAYHERGQQARASDTDRDVVISEVTIHDESGRKVEVETDSKLRITVKARARKRHEDMSVVIQIVDDHLYGVFDTCTQRLGGGSITLQAGETLECTFEIDVALAEGTFHVNAFLHRYLTDLPYDTWRSAATFFVKGVPEVRGLVTLHPRLTDCRVEATKSDGSEASEGAFE